The Aeromicrobium yanjiei genome includes a region encoding these proteins:
- the eccB gene encoding type VII secretion protein EccB — MASKRDLVEAHDFNRRRLVTAFLSGAPGGREVEPVRYGRTIIGGLVLAGILVAGAAVTGVLKPTVSDDWRDNGLVIGKESGSRFLMYNDELFPVANIASARLALRDEPKISYVPDDILVKEPKRNAIGILNAPDYLPPANRLVQDGWTACTNTDGGLRTVVDTTPGAKRSSGSALVVRSRDDAKYWIVADGYRYPVPPDGETGRAILRALALDRTTAFPAPNSWLELLPVASPIQAFSVPGTGQPFRQGRQAIEGLDTIGTPVDVDGRKYVLAEGGLVPLTDFAYQIYLVSPNGQSEPRNLDPADFGSLNTLPNETPYPRDWPDDVPSSYTESTPCLILERGEDATTTSGAYLASSTDPSVLPNGSAVTTDVQQGRGALVYGTTRPQGGPVDTEFLIDSLATRYAIEPKNSVDEAQKRLGYGGVTPVPVPRAWTELFRDGPSLDVERAGAPVG; from the coding sequence ATGGCGAGCAAGCGCGACCTGGTCGAGGCGCACGACTTCAACCGCCGCCGTCTGGTCACCGCTTTCCTGAGCGGTGCTCCGGGCGGGCGTGAGGTGGAGCCGGTTCGCTACGGCCGCACGATCATCGGTGGACTCGTCCTCGCGGGCATCCTCGTCGCCGGAGCCGCCGTCACCGGCGTCCTCAAGCCGACCGTCAGTGACGACTGGCGTGACAACGGGCTGGTGATCGGCAAGGAGAGCGGCTCGCGCTTCCTCATGTACAACGACGAGCTGTTCCCGGTCGCGAACATCGCGTCGGCCCGTCTGGCGCTGCGGGACGAGCCCAAGATCAGCTATGTCCCCGACGACATCCTGGTCAAGGAGCCCAAGCGCAACGCGATCGGCATCCTCAACGCGCCCGACTACCTGCCCCCGGCCAACCGGCTCGTCCAGGACGGGTGGACCGCGTGCACCAACACCGACGGCGGCCTGCGCACCGTCGTCGACACGACACCCGGCGCGAAGCGTTCGTCAGGCTCCGCCCTCGTCGTGCGCTCCCGTGACGACGCGAAGTACTGGATCGTGGCGGACGGCTACCGCTACCCCGTGCCACCGGACGGCGAGACGGGTCGAGCGATCCTTCGTGCGCTGGCCCTCGACCGCACGACCGCGTTCCCAGCTCCCAACAGCTGGCTCGAGCTGCTGCCGGTCGCGAGCCCCATCCAGGCGTTCTCGGTGCCCGGGACCGGTCAGCCGTTCCGGCAGGGCCGGCAGGCGATCGAGGGGCTCGACACGATCGGCACCCCGGTCGACGTCGACGGGCGCAAGTACGTGCTCGCCGAGGGCGGTCTCGTCCCGCTCACCGACTTCGCGTACCAGATCTACCTCGTCAGCCCCAACGGCCAGTCCGAGCCGCGCAACCTCGACCCGGCCGACTTCGGCAGCCTCAACACGCTGCCGAACGAGACGCCGTACCCTCGCGACTGGCCGGACGACGTGCCGTCCTCCTACACCGAGTCGACCCCGTGCCTGATCCTCGAGCGGGGTGAGGACGCCACGACGACGAGCGGCGCCTATCTGGCCTCGTCCACCGACCCGTCGGTGCTGCCGAACGGATCGGCCGTGACGACCGATGTCCAGCAGGGCCGTGGCGCCCTGGTCTACGGCACGACGCGCCCGCAGGGCGGCCCGGTCGACACCGAGTTCCTGATCGACTCGCTCGCGACCCGGTACGCGATCGAGCCCAAGAACTCCGTCGACGAGGCGCAAAAGCGCCTCGGCTACGGCGGCGTCACCCCGGTGCCTGTCCCGCGTGCGTGGACCGAGCTGTTCCGTGACGGACCGTCCCTCGACGTCGAGCGCGCCGGGGCACCCGTCGGATGA
- a CDS encoding S8 family serine peptidase: MRRALPMALLVLAGSVALPAVAVSPAAAQTTDDGKCTVGKTKWVTDAAANANLVQTGFTESWKLATGKGTVVAVVDSGINADNPHFDGVIVGQKSFVGGSGTDDQQGHGTAVAGIIRARQLKKKSVLTGAAPDAKLLSVRVNLLNDEISTANVARGIRWAAEQDEVDVINVSISTGPGDPDLKELESAVAFAVRKDIVVVAAAGNKPGDPQVPYTQVQYPAGFDGVLGVAAARPEGGVDNWSIRGRHVDVSAPGANVPTTFHANGDCLVGLDHPYTSYSTPYVSALAAQLRERFPKDSAAQIINRITSTADRPRMATRNDREGWGRIQPVAALTSSSAAPPSKRTSTVPQTTGTGIRPTAVVADPMAGPRNRLLWWGLGATVLLAVALVARPLSERRRTRSNR; encoded by the coding sequence ATGAGGCGCGCCCTGCCGATGGCGCTGCTCGTCCTGGCCGGGTCCGTCGCCCTCCCGGCCGTCGCAGTGTCGCCCGCCGCGGCCCAGACGACCGATGACGGCAAGTGCACGGTCGGCAAGACCAAGTGGGTGACCGACGCAGCAGCCAACGCCAATCTCGTCCAGACCGGCTTCACCGAGTCGTGGAAGCTCGCGACCGGCAAGGGGACGGTCGTCGCGGTGGTGGACTCGGGGATCAACGCCGACAACCCCCACTTCGACGGCGTCATCGTGGGCCAGAAGTCGTTCGTGGGAGGTTCGGGCACCGACGACCAGCAGGGCCACGGCACCGCGGTGGCCGGCATCATCCGCGCCCGTCAGCTGAAGAAGAAGTCGGTGCTCACCGGTGCTGCGCCGGACGCCAAGCTGCTGTCGGTGCGGGTCAACCTCCTCAACGACGAGATCTCCACGGCGAACGTCGCACGGGGCATCCGCTGGGCCGCCGAGCAGGACGAGGTCGACGTCATCAACGTCTCGATCAGCACCGGTCCGGGCGACCCGGACCTGAAGGAGCTGGAGTCCGCCGTCGCCTTCGCGGTGCGCAAGGACATCGTCGTGGTGGCCGCAGCCGGCAACAAGCCCGGAGACCCCCAGGTCCCCTACACGCAGGTCCAGTACCCGGCAGGGTTCGACGGGGTGCTCGGCGTCGCCGCCGCACGACCCGAGGGCGGCGTCGACAACTGGTCGATCCGCGGCCGGCACGTCGACGTCTCTGCCCCGGGAGCCAACGTCCCCACGACGTTCCACGCGAACGGCGACTGCCTGGTGGGGTTGGATCATCCCTACACCAGCTACTCGACGCCGTACGTGAGCGCGCTGGCCGCGCAGCTGCGTGAGCGCTTCCCCAAGGACTCGGCCGCCCAGATCATCAACCGCATCACCTCGACGGCCGACCGTCCCCGCATGGCCACGCGCAACGATCGCGAGGGCTGGGGACGCATTCAGCCCGTCGCGGCACTGACGAGCTCCAGCGCGGCGCCTCCGAGCAAGCGGACCTCGACGGTCCCGCAGACCACCGGCACGGGCATCCGGCCCACTGCGGTCGTCGCGGACCCGATGGCCGGACCGCGGAACCGCCTGCTGTGGTGGGGGCTCGGCGCCACCGTCCTGCTCGCGGTCGCGCTCGTGGCTCGGCCGCTGAGCGAACGTCGACGCACCCGCTCGAATCGCTAA
- a CDS encoding S8 family peptidase, with protein MASNHEQSTGKGVKIAVIDGALNRDIPELDGAKVKLRAALAPGLKSGLIKPRSFSREFYASHGTAMTTLIVGQGKGNAPGGAGITGMAPDAEVYFYQMDPDPTDPETPYPGELFEQAIKDKVDIISYSFTNSTMLEPQIEAAQAAGIVVVAGAGNPNAAVTEPASLPGVVAVGVLDKKIRPWKKQPEGNITIIAPGVDIASGAMKGTATQARWVSGVERTGTSDATPLVAGALALVKSKYPHATGNQLIQQLIHSAGGRDYGYSMEGGFGVISLEELLARDPAGWPDENPLLKGPNYAFDTYPQSAWKDPDAPTPKPTPADTNDKPAADQSAQPAAEDESSSPLPWIIGAAVLVALLVVAAAMARRRRGVSSALTTKTGGTSDGTQ; from the coding sequence GTGGCATCGAACCACGAGCAGTCGACCGGCAAGGGCGTGAAGATCGCCGTCATCGACGGTGCGCTGAACCGCGACATCCCCGAGCTGGACGGCGCCAAGGTCAAGCTGCGTGCAGCTCTTGCGCCCGGCCTGAAGTCCGGGCTCATCAAGCCCAGGTCCTTCTCCCGTGAGTTCTACGCGAGCCACGGCACCGCCATGACCACGCTGATCGTGGGCCAGGGCAAGGGCAACGCGCCCGGCGGGGCCGGCATCACCGGCATGGCACCGGACGCCGAGGTGTACTTCTACCAGATGGATCCCGACCCTACCGACCCGGAAACGCCATATCCCGGCGAGCTGTTCGAGCAGGCGATCAAGGACAAGGTCGACATCATCAGCTACTCCTTCACCAACAGCACCATGCTCGAGCCGCAGATCGAGGCGGCGCAGGCGGCAGGCATCGTCGTGGTCGCCGGCGCGGGCAACCCGAACGCCGCCGTGACCGAACCGGCCAGCCTGCCCGGTGTCGTGGCCGTCGGCGTGCTGGACAAGAAGATCCGCCCGTGGAAGAAGCAGCCCGAGGGCAACATCACGATCATCGCCCCCGGCGTCGACATCGCCTCCGGAGCCATGAAGGGCACCGCCACCCAGGCACGCTGGGTCTCCGGTGTGGAGCGCACCGGCACCTCGGACGCCACACCCTTGGTGGCGGGCGCCCTGGCGCTGGTGAAGTCCAAGTACCCCCATGCCACCGGCAACCAGCTGATCCAGCAGCTCATCCACAGCGCCGGCGGACGCGACTACGGCTACAGCATGGAGGGCGGGTTCGGCGTCATCAGCCTCGAGGAGCTGCTCGCTCGCGACCCGGCCGGCTGGCCCGACGAGAACCCTCTTCTCAAGGGCCCCAACTACGCCTTCGACACGTACCCGCAGTCGGCGTGGAAGGACCCCGACGCCCCCACCCCGAAGCCGACACCCGCCGACACCAACGACAAGCCCGCCGCGGATCAGTCTGCCCAGCCGGCGGCCGAGGACGAGTCGTCGTCACCTCTGCCATGGATCATCGGAGCGGCCGTCCTCGTCGCCCTGCTCGTCGTTGCCGCCGCCATGGCCCGGCGTCGCCGCGGCGTCTCGTCCGCACTCACCACAAAGACAGGGGGAACGTCTGATGGGACCCAATGA
- the eccD gene encoding type VII secretion integral membrane protein EccD → MTSSTAVHSLGGLVRVTIASGDRRTDLALPSSVTVAELLPELARSMGVLEPGSAHTGFRLLAADGTQLSASAGLAFQNVYDGAVLTLAPGHEDSPRVYDDVVEAMSDVIEETTRPWEPTAARNTALIASGSLLALGALSIGVERTSILAGALAGGIALVLLTASIVVSRLEHENEIALMLGWSAVVYAAVGAFTAVSSDEILGAPLASAGGAGAVTAILAMAGLESRRLLMLPGVILGVIAAAASGLVIATDLEPAKIYLVALALAVIASGVQPALALTSAGASSPQPEDPASLPDDPSEVDIEKVRTGARVGHDVLLATTVTSGLLLIAVAPLAVTLGLTGMLTTVAAAVALLVRTRQFRSGTEVGAGLLTAAAGILSIAISVLVLEPDWRPGLIVVLIVVAAGTLVSTLVTSTRTVSRGRMAEVLELIALVAIVPLLVIAIGIVSAVRS, encoded by the coding sequence ATGACCTCCAGCACTGCCGTCCACTCCCTGGGTGGACTGGTTCGGGTGACGATCGCCTCCGGCGACCGTCGCACCGATCTCGCCCTGCCGTCGTCCGTCACCGTTGCCGAGCTGCTGCCTGAGCTCGCGCGGTCGATGGGCGTGCTGGAGCCGGGATCGGCCCACACGGGCTTCCGCCTGCTGGCGGCAGACGGCACCCAGCTCTCGGCGTCGGCCGGGCTCGCGTTCCAGAACGTCTACGACGGTGCCGTCCTGACCCTCGCCCCGGGCCACGAGGACAGCCCTCGCGTCTACGACGACGTCGTCGAGGCGATGTCCGACGTCATCGAGGAGACCACCCGCCCTTGGGAGCCCACGGCCGCCCGTAACACCGCCCTCATCGCATCGGGATCGCTGCTGGCGCTCGGCGCCCTGTCGATCGGCGTCGAGCGCACGAGCATCCTGGCCGGAGCGCTCGCCGGTGGGATCGCGCTGGTGCTGCTGACCGCGTCCATCGTGGTGTCGCGCCTGGAGCACGAGAACGAGATCGCGCTGATGCTGGGCTGGTCGGCAGTCGTCTACGCCGCGGTCGGTGCGTTCACCGCAGTCTCCTCCGACGAGATCCTCGGTGCGCCACTGGCATCCGCGGGAGGCGCCGGCGCCGTGACGGCCATCTTGGCCATGGCCGGGTTGGAGAGCCGGCGACTGCTCATGCTGCCCGGCGTCATCCTGGGAGTCATCGCCGCAGCCGCCAGCGGGCTCGTGATCGCGACCGACCTCGAGCCGGCCAAGATCTACCTCGTGGCGCTGGCGCTCGCAGTCATCGCCTCGGGCGTCCAGCCTGCGCTGGCGCTCACCTCGGCCGGTGCGTCCTCGCCCCAGCCCGAGGACCCTGCGTCCCTCCCCGACGACCCCTCCGAGGTCGACATCGAGAAGGTCCGCACGGGCGCGCGCGTCGGCCATGACGTCCTGCTGGCCACGACCGTCACCAGCGGCCTGCTGCTGATCGCGGTCGCTCCGCTCGCGGTGACCCTGGGTCTGACCGGCATGCTGACCACCGTCGCAGCCGCAGTCGCCCTGCTCGTACGCACCCGGCAGTTCCGCTCCGGCACAGAGGTCGGCGCGGGTCTGCTCACCGCTGCGGCCGGGATCCTGTCCATCGCGATCAGCGTGCTGGTGCTGGAGCCCGACTGGCGTCCCGGCCTCATCGTGGTCCTGATCGTGGTCGCCGCCGGCACCCTCGTCTCGACACTCGTCACCTCCACGCGTACGGTCTCGCGAGGACGGATGGCTGAAGTTCTCGAGCTCATCGCTCTCGTCGCGATCGTCCCCCTGCTCGTCATCGCCATCGGAATCGTCTCGGCCGTCCGGTCCTGA